One Patescibacteria group bacterium genomic region harbors:
- a CDS encoding mannose-1-phosphate guanylyltransferase yields the protein YEILRNGESNVHKGQVYDIDSKESLVIANDKPIITIGLDNMIVIDTDEGILVCPKDKCQLVKDGVGKINKKV from the coding sequence TTTACGAAATACTCCGTAATGGCGAGAGTAATGTGCATAAGGGCCAAGTCTACGATATAGATAGCAAAGAAAGCCTGGTAATAGCCAATGATAAACCGATAATTACAATTGGGCTTGATAACATGATAGTGATTGATACAGACGAAGGAATATTGGTTTGTCCCAAAGACAAGTGCCAACTCGTTAAAGATGGTGTAGGCAAAATAAATAAAAAAGTATAA